Proteins from a genomic interval of Arachis hypogaea cultivar Tifrunner chromosome 10, arahy.Tifrunner.gnm2.J5K5, whole genome shotgun sequence:
- the LOC112716824 gene encoding B3 domain-containing protein At3g18960, with amino-acid sequence MASSISSDIRFFKIGLRKSLEDGNLKLPKKFSKKYGDGVPNPVYLKPPDGTAWKIDWSLYDGVIQFENGWNEFASYYSLDNGHLLCFAYNETSNIEVQIFDIIDGFEIKYPSLDHIGDDNSIEILNELPPRGWPSIKLKAAAEVSSPSTSKILRSSVKTGDVEKGPDKQNWM; translated from the exons ATGGCTTCCTCTATTTCCTCTGATATCCGTTTTTTCAAGATTGGTCTCAGAAAAAGCCTTGAAGATGGAAACCTT AAGTTACCAAAGAAGTTCAGTAAGAAATATGGTGATGGTGTTCCAAATCCAGTGTATCTGAAGCCTCCAGATGGCACTGCATGGAAGATAGATTGGTCTTTGTATGATGGTGTGATTCAATTTGAAAATGGTTGGAACGAATTTGCTTCATATTACTCTTTGGATAATGGCCATCTGCTGTGTTTTGCGTACAATGAAACTTCTAACATTGAAGTACAAATTTTTGACATCATTGATGGCTTTGAAATAAAGTATCCTTCCTTGGATCACATCGGCGATGACAATTCGATTGAGATCTTGAATGAACTGCCGCCACGAGGCTGGCCGAGCATAAAACTGAAAGCAGCAGCAGAAGTATCATCTCCGTCTACAAGTAAAATATTGAGGAGTTCTGTCAAAACTGGAGATGTAGAAAAGGGCCCTGATAAACAAAACTGGATGTAG
- the LOC112716822 gene encoding B3 domain-containing transcription factor VRN1-like gives MTSSNYQQNEHSSSKSPVIRFFKVILRKTLQDENFKLPKKFTRKYGSDLSNPLYLKPPDDTEWRVGWIIHDGEILFKEGWKEFVAYYSLDDGHVLWFEYNIGTSRIEVQISDMSGLEIEYPVNDQIKEHPPQHRGEPVERPKEQQTRDVDSSPNTQNMRLNEVRQKKRLNEPLLGVRGQPKKKLRAPVSSASKGRQLENDTQIREGIKFEKKKHKMPVSINQDSNGKRNRKRKDSESSVSPCLARPESLKEAKKFKWEKPSFIIKIKQLSQTRAPRYFPTKFFRKYFVNNPQNANIRFGKKLFPVKLIYRPSSCDAFMSAGWNFFARASKLQAEDVCLFKLVNRKDPVLDVHICRRQRRESLSKSVTHEIQLLKEVKELNSQNPSFMVKIKDSDPRRSRPNLSAIFYRKYFKKNQQNVKLQFGKELWPVTIIYNPSSRNTFISAGWSSFARANKLEAGDVCVFELINKKDLFNVHVCRVQY, from the exons ATGACTTCCTCTAACTATCAACAAAACGAGCATTCTTCTTCTAAATCTCCTGTGATCCGTTTCTTCAAGGTTATCCTCAGAAAAACTCTTCAAGATGAAAACTTT AAGTTACCAAAAAAGTTCACTAGAAAATATGGTTCTGACCTATCAAACCCATTGTATCTTAAGCCTCCGGATGATACTGAATGGAGAGTAGGTTGGATCATTCATGATGGTGAAATTTTGTTTAAAGAAGGTTGGAAAGAGTTTGTTGCATATTACTCTCTTGATGATGGCCATGTGTTATGGTTTGAGTATAATATTGGAACTTCTCGCATTGAAGTACAAATATCTGACATGAGTGGCCTCGAAATAGAGTATCCTGTCAATGATCAGATCAAAGAGCACCCGCCACAACACAGGGGCGAGCCGGTGGAAAGGCCAAAAGAACAACAAACTAGAGATGTGGATAGCAGTCCCAACACTCAAAACATGAGACTTAACGAGGTACGGCAGAAGAAAAGATTGAATGAACCACTACTAGGAGTCCGGGGCCAACCGAAGAAAAAACTGAGAGCACCAGTGTCATCTGCTTCTAAAGGTAGACAGTTGGAAAATGACACACAAATCAGGGAAggtattaaatttgaaaagaaaaaacataAGATGCCAGTGTCTATCAATCAAGATTCTAATG gcaaaagaaatagaaaaagaaaagattctGAATCTTCTGTTAGTCCCTGTCTTGCAAGACCTGAATCTCTGAAAGAAGCTAAGAAGTTCAAGTGGGAAAAGCCCTCTTTCATCATCAAGATAAAGCAACTGTCTCAAACGAGGGCACCACGT TACTTTCCAACTAAATTCTTCAGGAAGTATTTTGTAAATAATCCACAAAATGCTAATATAAGGTTTGGAAAGAAGTTATTCCCTGTTAAGTTGATCTATAGGCCATCATCATGTGATGCCTTTATGTCTGCTGGTTGGAACTTTTTTGCTCGAGCTAGTAAATTACAAGCCGAAGATGTTTGTTTGTTTAAGCTCGTCAATAGAAAAGATCCAGTGCTTGATGTTCATATTTGTCGTCGACAACGCCGCG AGTCACTTTCCAAATCAGTGACTCATGAGATTCAGCTCCTGAAAGAAGTTAAGGAGCTCAATTCACAGAATCCCTCTTTCATGGTCAAGATAAAAGACAGTGATCCAAGAAGATCAAGGCCT AACTTATCAGCTATCTTCtacagaaaatattttaaaaagaatcaGCAGAATGTAAAGTTACAGTTCGGAAAGGAGTTGTGGCCTGTTACTATAATCTACAATCCGTCGTCAAGAAACACCTTTATTTCGGCTGGTTGGAGCTCTTTTGCTAGAGCAAATAAATTAGAAGCTGGAGATGTTTGTGTTTTTGAGCTCATCAATAAAAAAGATCTATTTAATGTTCATGTCTGTAGAGTCCAATACTAG